ttttgacccactgcttatttaaaaatgtgttatttaattactacatatttgtgaattttccagttttccttttgttattgatgtctagtttcattctgttgTGGTTGCAAACTATACtgtgtatgatttcagtcttttaaatttgaCTGAGATTTGTCTTGTGGCATAATAcatggtctatcctggagaatgtttaaTGTACTCTCGGGAAGAGTGTATATTCTGCTGTTATGGGTGGTGTATTTGTATAGGTATGTTAGGTCTAGCTGGCTTGTATGTTCACATCCTCTGTTCCCTTATTGATCTTTCAtctgtttgttcttttcattattgaaagtagagaattggggcacctgggaggctcagtggttaagtgtctgcctttggctcagggtgtgatcctggggtcctgggatcaagtcctgcatcgggctccctgcaggaagcctgcctgtgtctctgcctctctctctctctctctgtctctcatgaataaataaatcaaaaaatcttcaaaaaaaaagcaagtagaGTATTGAAGTCACTAGTTATTATTATGGAACTAGCTATCTCTCCTTTAAATTCTGTCAATGTTTGCTTGATATGTTTCGTGATTTGTTGCTAGGTGTGTATATGTTTACAATAGTTCTATCTTCTTGATGAGTTGACCCTTTTATTATTACATGATGTTCTTCTTTgtctcataataattttttacttaaagtctattttatctgatattagtatagccacCCCAGCTCTCTTTTGGTTATAATTTGCATGGGATACCTTTCTCATTCCTTAactttcaacctatttgtgtTTTCGGATCTAAAGCATTTTGTAgaagcacttgggtggctcaatcattcagcgtctgattcttggttttggctcaggtcatgaattcaagattgtgagatcaagccctgcgtcaggctccatgctcagtgagcagtctgcttctctctctttttctctccctctccctctgcccctcctccagttgtgcatatgctctctctctaaaatgaagaaatactttttaaaaaatccattttgccactctgtttttttttttaagtaggctccatgctaggcatggagcccaaatgcaggacttgaactcatgaccctgagatcaagacctgagctgagatcaagagttagacataacctactgagccactgaggccTCCTGCtgatccctgtttttgtttttgtctttaaagactttatgtgtttatttgagagagtgagtgagagtgagagtgagagagaacatgagcagggggaggggcagagggagagggagaagcaggctcccttcggagcagggaacccaatgtggggcttgatcctaggattctggaatcatgacctgagtcgaaggcagatgcttaaccaagacCCACCCAAGTGTCCTCactctcagtttttatttttttattttattttttttaagattttttttatttattcatgagagacacacacagagagagagagagagagagagagagagagagagagagagaggcagagacacaggcagagggagaagcaggctccacacagggagcccgatgtgggactcgatcccgggactccaggatcacaccctgggccaaaggcaggtgctaaactgctgagccacccagggatcccctcattgtttatttttgaaggataattttgctggatatagaattcttggttgacctTTTCCCCCTTTCATTACATTAAATAAGTCACCCCAGTGCTTTCTGATCTCTATGGAGTTTGATAAGAAATTGTCAAGTATTTTATCAAGTATCCTTTGTACATGACAAGTTGCTCCTCTTTTGCAGTTTTCAAGATTCTTTGTGGTTTTTGACAGTTTGATTATAAAGTGTCTTGGTGCGGGTCTTTGTTTTAAGCCTACTTGAGATTCATTGAGCTTTTTGAATGTATACATTCAtactttcatcaaatttgggcaattttcagccattctttctttttttaaaagagtttatttattgggatccctgggtggctcagtggtttggcgtttgcctttggcccagggtgtgatccggggatcctgggattgagtcccatatcaggctccttgcgtggggcctgcttctccctctgcctctgtctctgcctctctctctctctgtgtgtatctctcatgaataaataaataaataatattattataaaatttttattataaataaaaaaaatcccaagagtGACATCAGCAAAAATAGCCAAAGGAGGAGCTCCAAGGGCCTATCCCTCCACAGAAACAGtgaaaaaattagcaaaattagCAAAAATGGTCAGAATCAATGTTGTCAGAATGCACAAAAGTagtcaaatatttccaaaaaccAAGCTGATGTTGAGTCAAGAAAAGGGCAACTTAAGCACAGTAGAACTTTGCGTGTTTTAACTTGAGCCTTGTACAGCAACAGTCCTGAAGATGACAGCCTACATTCCCAGTGTAATACTAGGCTCAGAAGAGAGGAGAGCAGacattttcctttctgctcctcAGACTAATTTCAGTTTATCTATCTTCAAGTTTATggattcttttcatctttttttttaatttttatttatttatgatagtcacacagagagagagagagagaggcagagacataggcagagggagaagcaggttccatgcactgggagcccgacatgggattcgatcccgggtctccaggattgcgccctgggccaaaggcaggcactaaaccgctgtgccacccagggatccccatcttttttttttaagaccttacccattaatgagagacacacagagagagaggcagagacacaggcagagggagaagcaggctccatgcagggagcccgatgtgggactcgatccagacactccaggaccacgccctgggccaaaggcaggcaccaaaccactgagccatccagagatcccctcttttcatctttttttaaaaaaaaatttcatttatttatttgagagagagagagcatgagcagggagagtggcagagggagcaggagaagcaggctccccactgagcagggagccagttgcagtgctccatcccaggaccccgagatcatgacctgagttgaaggtagattcttaacagactgagccactcagtggcCCCAACGGATTCTTTTTTCTGCCTGCTCAAATCTGCTATTGAAACCTTATCATGGGGGCGCCTGgttagctcagtctgttaaacatctgcctcctagtaaggtcatgatctccaggtcctgggattgagcctcaagtcaggctccctgctcagtagggagcatgcttctccctcctcctgcttgtgctcacgctctctctctcctcctctcaaataaataaatagattttttttaaaaattaagaaattgggcaccccgggtggctcagcagtttagtgctgccttcagtccagggtgtgatcctggagaccccaggattgagtcccacgttgggctccctgcatggagcctgcttctccttctgcctgggtctctgcctctctctttctctgtttctcttgaataaataaaaaaaatattaaaaaatatataaaaaataaagaaaacttatcatgaattatttctttcgatttttgtacttttcagttCCACATTTTCTATTTGGctcctttttatcattttttattactttgttgatattctctatttgttGGAATGTTGTTCTGGCTTCCTTTAgctttttgaacatatttttaaaaattaatttaaagtcTTTTTGTCGTAAGTCCAATGTCTGTGCTTCTTTATAAACaatttttgctcatttcttttcatcctgTGAATGGGCCCTATTTacctgtttctttgcatgcctcataatttttcattaaaagctGGACATCTTGAATATTATAATGTGGGAACTCTGGAAattagatttttccttctcatcagggtttgttttttgttgctttcTATCATTTGTAGTTTGCTGGTTTGGTGACTTtgtaaactatttttcaaaaactatgCTTTATCATGTGTGGTCTCTGAAGTCTCTGCTCTTTTAGCTTTTGGTCAGATAATGGTTTTCCAGAGATTTCCTTAAACACTGGCGGTGGGAGGAGGtgcaggggaaggaaaaaaatataaagaataaaatagtctTCTGGTCTTTGAAATTTGGCTCTGTGTTGGGGCACTTTTTCAATGCTTAGCTGGTCTGTTTATAAGTGTGCCTTAgccttcatttcctttgtttttctgatcCTAAATATCAATTGGAGGTGAAAACTTATCATAATCTCAGGTCTTTTCTGAACATGCATCCAACCCTGGGCATACATATGATTGTCTATATTTTTCCATAATAAGCAGAAGCTTTTCAAAGCCAATATTCCCAAAAGTAACTTTCCCTGGTTTTTCCTCCAAGGTGTTTGTTTGGTGTGCCTATTGTTTGTCCCAGCTGTAATCTTTTGCCTTAAGAGGCAGTGGCTTCTTCATTGTTCTTAAGGAACACCCTCTTAGTTACTTTTCTATCCTGAGGGAGTTCTGAGTTAGGTGAAACAAAGGCCAGGACCGGGTGTCAGTCCTTCAGGGAATTTCCAGATAGAACCAGACAAACACAGTTACCTTGGGAACAATGTCTGCTCTCCTCTCTTCTGAGCCTAGTATTACACTGGGAATGTAGGCTGTCATCTTCAAGACTGCTGCTGTACAAGGCTCAAGTTAAAACACACAAAGTTCTACTGTGCTTAAGTTGCCCTTTTCTTGACTCAACATCAGCTTggtttttggaaatatttgactACTTTTGTGCATTCTGACAACATTGATTCTGACCATTTTTGctaattttgctaattttttcaCTGTTTCTGTGGAGGGATAGGCCCTTGGAGCTCCTCCTTTGGCTATTTTTGCAGATGTCactcttgggattttttttttttaaggagaagaaataggagcacctggagtggctcagtggttgagcatctgccttcagctaagggcatgattcccaggtcctgggatcgagtcccacatctggttccccgcaggaagcctgcttctcctctgcctgtgtctctgtgtctctcatgaataaataaataaaatctttttaaaaaaagaacttgggacccctgagtggctcagcggttaggcatctgccttcacactcagggtgtgatcctggggtcctgggatcgagtcccacatcgggctccctgcatgaagcctgcttctccctctgcctgtgtctctgcctctctctctgtgtctctcgtgaataaatacataaaatctttttttaaaataaaggagaggAAATACTGGGCTGAAAAATAGCTCTAGGAGGAAGGAAAGGTCACTGACCCTATCTCCTAACCCTGAGGCATATTGGGtgtgagaagaaaaaatagtCTACCTTGGAAAGAGCAGCAAGAAAGTAGAGTCCTCAGGGTATGGAGCCAAGCGTCCTTTATGCCAGAAGGTAGAGGGAATGCTTTGGGAAGACATTGATTACAAATTATGAGTTCCAAAGGGCCCAGAGAAAGTTGGGATCTGAAGGGAGAGCTTTGAGTGAGGCAGCTGGACTGAAGGAAAGGACATCCAGATTCTGGTGCTTTGAGAGAGGGTtgtaaaattcaagaaataatgtGAGGTTTTACAAGTGCCATTTTCACATCCATTAGATTTATAATGtagtttttttccttccctcaatCCATATGATTGTTTGCATTACTAGATATCATAATATCATTCTTAAATTCCTATTTGATGTCTTATCCCTCCAACATACTGTTAGACTGGACTTGCACGTACTGAAGACATTTGGCTCATTATTCTTTTGTGCATATGCTTGTTGCCAGGTTTTGATTTCAGTGTTGTGCTGGCTTGAGGCCATGGTCATTCAGTGGAGAAGCAGACAGATGTCATCCTTCGTgaacttttaatatttgaagaGGGGAGTAGTAGGCTGAAAATctgatgaattaaaataaatttttcttaaaagcatcTGGATTAAAAGCATGTGGTTTATCTTTAGATGGAGatccatgaaatatttttcagtttcttccataGATATTTGTTTACTTAACATCTGCCTGTTTTtgagtcaatattttaaaatcagattttactAAGATTTACATTTTATCTGATTTTCAGATTTATGAATATAGATCTGTCTACCTAGTGGAATTACAATACATGAGCATTTAACCTTTGTGATTTCCATGACATGAACTtgaaaggaaagacaaagattCAAAGAcataatttctttgctttttttaaagatttatttatttatttatttatttatttttatttatttatttataagagacacacacacacagagagagaggcagagagagacagaggcagagggagaagcaggctccgtgcagggagcctgttgcgggactcgatcccagaaccccaggatcatgacctgagccaaaggcaggtgttcaaccactgagccacccaggtgcccccaaagactTCTTAGACATGATCTTATGTATGACAAGACTTCATGAACCCCAAGCCTCTAACTGTTCTTGTGCTTCAAACTTAATCTACCACAGAAACCTTTTGAAAGGCATATTCACATCCATGGAGCATAGTTTAGAAAGTTGATACATGTTTATTGTTGAAAAAAGATGCAAGTTAAAATCTCACACCCCAGAGATAACACTATTAGCATTTTGGTGAATATGCTTTCATGCATTTTTCtgtgaatacataaatatgaatatatatgtctCTGTGCATGTTTACAAAGTGTATACATCTGTGTCCaagtatgcacacacatacacacacacacccagaattTTGCTTTATGGCCATCACCCAAACCCCTgcatggctaaaataaaaaggccTGGAAAGATCTAACCAAGGCACCCATTGTGAAACTCAACTGCTTTAGCTGCCTCCACCCACTCTCCCCAAACCGAGCCTTACTTTCAGTTCTGTCTTCTTCTCTGCCCAATCTTTCTTACcttcttgagaaagaagagaagctcCTGACTGAGGTAAGTCACAAGAAAGGCCTCAGCTCACCTGTCCTGCATTCTCTGATGACCGTTCAGGCCCCACACTTCCTTGCCCTTACCACCTCAGGTTAGAGTTCCTTCCTAAAGTGTCACAAAGTATGATTTCAGCCAGTGATGAAGGTTGCTGTGCACGCTTTCCCAGATTGCCTCTGCTCTTGTTGACTGATGTATTTTCAATGAATATCTATAGAAACCAGAAGGCATGGCGAGAGGCAACCAAACCATCGTCTCAGAATTCTTCCTCCTGGGGCTGTCAGAGGTGCCTGAGCATCAGCCCCTCCTCTTCGGTCTGTTCCTATGCATGTACGTGGTTGCTGTGGTGGGGAACCTGCTCATCATCCTGGCCATTGGCTCTACCTCCAAtctccacacccccatgtacttcttcatAGCCAACCTGTCCTGCGTTGACATCTGCTTCACCTCTGTCACTATACCAAAGATGCTGCTCAATATCCAAACCCAGAGCCAGTCCATCCCCTATGTTGGATGCCTAACTCAGATGTATTTTCTAATCTTGTTTCTAGAACTGGACAATGTCCTCTTGGCAGTGATGGCATATGACAGATTTGTAGCCATATGTCACCCTCTTCATTATACCATAACCATGAGCCCTAAATTCTGTATCACAGTGGTGTCTGTGGCTCTGATTATCACAAACATCTATCCCTTGATCCACACCCTCTTGATGGATACACTGTCATTCTGTGCAAGTGTCAGAATTCACCATATTTTCTGTGAACTCTACGCATTGCTAAAGCTTTCCTGTTCAGATATCCACATCAATGAGTTAGTCGTTTATACCCTGGGGAGCTGTCTTTTTGTtgctcctttcctctttatttctgtttcctacATGCACATTTTCTCAGCCATCCTAAGACTTCATTCTTCCCAGAGCAAGCTGAAAGCCTTTTCTACTTGCAGTTCCCACCTTGCTGTGGTGTCATTGTTCTATGGAACTTTATTTGGGGTGTATCTACGACCTTCGTCTTCCTACACAATTGAAGACTCAGTGGCCACTGTGCTATATGCGGTGGTGGCTCCCATGCTCAACCCCTTCATTTATAGTCTTAGGAATAAGGACATGAAAGGGGCTCTGAGGAACCTCCTCAGGTGGAGAAAGATCTGGTCTTGGTGACAGCATCTCCTGTTTCTGAGCAATGATATTGTCTCATCTTCTCCTACCTTTGATGTGGGAGGGGACTGTCCATATGATGGATCTGACAGGTGTCCAGCTCAGCCCAAATATTTGCTGTCATCATGTTCACTCATTTCATCAACCAGCCCTCCCTGAGAGACTCTTGGGTCAGGCGCCAGGCAGACATCTTGTTTGTGTGAGGATTTAATTTTCAATTCATTCTATATGTCTTTCATGCCCCTCCTCAGACCTTGTCTGCCTCATGACTTTGTACCGTGGGCCCCCATTCATTAGTGGAGTAAATCATAATAAGCAATGGAGCATCTTACTTTGTGCTATGCACCGTTTTGAGTGAGTGCATGTACTTACTCACTTAATCACCAAACAATCTTGTGATGGAGATGCTgttattatccacattttctaGGTGAGGGATGGCGTCAGAGAAGCAATGGAATTCTCACCTTCTGCTTCTGTAGGAATAATTTCTTGGATCGAACTAAAGAGGTTCCTTTCActtctcaaaaaacaaatctgCAAAGGACACCCTTGTCACTAGATGGCAGTAGATGCATGGATTGTGACTTCATGACAAATTCACAAAGTTCTTGAGCAAAGTGGAGGAAGAGACGGGTACTCCTTTGAACTCCTGCAAGGATCCTCGTGGTATGTCAACACACTTCCCAAACCATAGACTTACTTACTGACCTCACAAAGAACATTCCTAGATGAAGTAAAAAGAGTAGATTCACCACATTTCTCAGCGTGTGCTTATGACGATAATCACAACACTGTGGCTGAACCTCTTTTCCAGTGATAGATGCAACGGTAGTTCATCCCACTGTGCTCTGCTACACGATGGCCTTTGCAGCCTCCTCTTGAGAGATGGGGGTCAGTGTCCCCAGCCTTTGTATCTGGGCTGGCTTGGGACCGTTTGTACCAATGGAGTACAATGTAAGTGCTGTGTGACTTCCAAGGCTAAGTCATAGGAGGTGGTGCAGCTTCTAGAGTGTTCCTTGGACCATGTGCTCTGGCATCCCTGAGCTTCCGTAAGAAGATGGACTGCCCTGAGACTGCTATGCTATGAGAAAGCTAAGCTGCATGGAGGCCACATGAAGGTGCTCTGGCCCACAGAGAGCAGCCTTCCAGTCATACCAGACAGACAGGAGAGGAGAGTACATGAGTCCCGCAGAGGATTCTGGCCCCCACCTGCCTGAGTTTTCCCAGCAGAAGCTGCACATTCATAGAGCAGAGACAACACGTCCCCACGGTATCCTATCCCAATTCCCAATTCCCACAGAATTTGTGTGCACAGTGAATTAATTGGCAGCTCAATTAGGATACAAAGATACAATGCCAGTCGATAAGATTCGGACGGACAGATAGGATGAAAAccaaacttttaaaatgcaaagaaatgttGAGTCTAGATAAAATGGGCAATTTTCTAGGACtatgttaattttgaaaattgactaagaagaaataggaaatctgttTACACTGAAACCAAAGGGGTGATTCAAATGGTGGCCAAAGATTTAGtccaaagaaaaggagaaatcaagTCCAGGTTATTTCATCAAAGCTTAAAGaaaggtatccctgggtggcgcagcggtttggcgcctgcctttggcccagggcgcgatcctggagacccaggatcgaatcccacatcaggctcccggtgcatggagcctgcttctccctctgcctgtgtctctgcctctctctctctctgtgactatcataaataaataaaaattaaaaaaaaaactaaaaaaaaaaaaaagcttaaagaaa
The nucleotide sequence above comes from Canis lupus dingo isolate Sandy chromosome X, ASM325472v2, whole genome shotgun sequence. Encoded proteins:
- the LOC112668515 gene encoding olfactory receptor 1D2-like; the protein is MARGNQTIVSEFFLLGLSEVPEHQPLLFGLFLCMYVVAVVGNLLIILAIGSTSNLHTPMYFFIANLSCVDICFTSVTIPKMLLNIQTQSQSIPYVGCLTQMYFLILFLELDNVLLAVMAYDRFVAICHPLHYTITMSPKFCITVVSVALIITNIYPLIHTLLMDTLSFCASVRIHHIFCELYALLKLSCSDIHINELVVYTLGSCLFVAPFLFISVSYMHIFSAILRLHSSQSKLKAFSTCSSHLAVVSLFYGTLFGVYLRPSSSYTIEDSVATVLYAVVAPMLNPFIYSLRNKDMKGALRNLLRWRKIWSW